A region from the Campylobacter subantarcticus LMG 24377 genome encodes:
- the fic gene encoding protein adenylyltransferase Fic, whose product MILTNKLGIKNQLKLAKEEERISKLKAKALFESGFLDTLKAGSFESLRAIHQKLFEDIYDFAGKIREVNISKGNFRFAPAVYLHEAIKKIELMEQSCFEQIVEKYVEMNVAHPFREGNGRSMRIWLDLILKKELKKVIDWSLIDKDDYIMAMQRSPIKDVEIKILLQNALSDDIHSFNIFARGIDASYYYEGYTLYKTKELFS is encoded by the coding sequence ATGATACTTACAAATAAACTTGGTATAAAAAATCAACTAAAATTGGCCAAAGAAGAAGAAAGAATAAGTAAACTAAAAGCGAAAGCTTTATTTGAAAGTGGTTTTTTAGATACATTAAAAGCAGGAAGTTTTGAAAGCTTAAGGGCAATTCATCAAAAATTATTTGAAGATATTTATGATTTTGCAGGAAAAATAAGAGAGGTAAATATTTCAAAAGGAAATTTTAGATTTGCTCCTGCTGTTTATTTACATGAGGCAATTAAAAAAATAGAACTCATGGAGCAATCTTGCTTTGAACAAATTGTAGAAAAATATGTAGAAATGAATGTAGCTCATCCTTTTAGAGAAGGAAATGGCAGAAGTATGAGAATTTGGCTTGATTTAATACTTAAAAAAGAGTTGAAAAAAGTGATTGATTGGAGTTTGATTGATAAAGATGATTATATAATGGCTATGCAAAGAAGTCCTATTAAAGATGTAGAGATAAAAATTTTACTTCAAAATGCTTTGAGTGATGATATTCATAGTTTTAATATTTTTGCAAGAGGGATTGACGCAAGCTATTATTATGAAGGATATACACTCTATAAAACAAAAGAGCTTTTTAGTTAA
- a CDS encoding flagellar hook protein FlgE gives MFTAFYNGVNGVKAQSYSIDNTAHNISNVNTVGFKYSEVGFKDVFYNTITTQSYNNGQSGYGSVAGATNDIFEQGPIVSTDNEFDVAITGKGFFGVSNGNGVYYTRNGAFKPDANGNLVDSNGNYVLGTMNPSLKEIQLSERVSGMFGQTLGQKVTTAWTGTPEQNFQMGGVNTQGPISVPKNLYLPPQPTQNITWHGNLDTSTKTEAVNISVDTSKFEFSKNEDGSVNILGNIKDEKIYGLKPNDTIYFKITDEKGASQTLQATLDENLSFNINNQKLDKIDLETAKLESSHLSIEKEVADSTELSAKLINPDGSVSWVKITLDRVLPQNGTDLEYKAQAQIYDNNGNKIGGTSNGLITFNESGALVSNTLTSIDNNGIKVNIDLGSYYDPNIPNSGYDGLHALKNKQPSVHTQIDGKGEGFLNNYSINTDGTVVATFTNGDQVAIAKLALYNFTNEQGLEKLGENLYGQTGNSGNPTFLTDANGNFSTATFEGGKLEQSNVDLSVAFANLITLQKAYDSSSKSITTADQMIQKAINMKR, from the coding sequence ATGTTTACAGCATTTTACAATGGAGTTAATGGGGTAAAAGCACAGAGTTATAGTATAGACAATACTGCTCATAATATTTCCAATGTTAATACCGTAGGTTTTAAATATTCTGAGGTCGGGTTCAAAGATGTATTTTATAACACTATAACAACGCAATCTTACAACAATGGCCAAAGTGGATATGGCAGCGTAGCTGGTGCAACTAATGATATTTTTGAACAAGGTCCTATTGTATCAACTGACAATGAATTTGATGTTGCAATTACAGGAAAAGGTTTTTTTGGTGTAAGCAATGGCAATGGAGTATACTATACTAGAAATGGTGCTTTTAAACCCGATGCTAATGGAAACTTGGTAGATTCAAATGGAAACTATGTACTTGGAACAATGAATCCATCACTAAAAGAAATTCAATTAAGTGAAAGAGTTTCTGGTATGTTTGGTCAAACACTTGGACAAAAAGTCACTACAGCTTGGACTGGAACCCCTGAACAAAATTTTCAAATGGGTGGAGTTAATACACAAGGTCCTATTTCAGTGCCTAAAAACCTTTACCTACCACCTCAACCTACACAAAATATCACTTGGCATGGAAATTTAGATACTAGCACTAAAACTGAAGCTGTTAATATAAGCGTAGATACTTCTAAATTTGAATTTAGCAAAAACGAAGATGGTAGTGTAAATATTTTAGGTAATATAAAAGATGAAAAAATTTATGGTCTAAAGCCTAATGATACGATATATTTTAAAATCACTGATGAAAAAGGTGCAAGTCAAACTCTACAAGCTACATTGGATGAAAATTTATCGTTTAATATCAATAATCAAAAGCTTGATAAAATCGACTTAGAAACAGCTAAATTAGAATCATCTCATTTAAGCATAGAAAAAGAAGTGGCAGATAGCACTGAACTTTCTGCAAAACTCATAAATCCAGATGGATCAGTTAGCTGGGTAAAAATAACTCTTGATAGAGTTTTACCACAAAATGGAACCGACTTAGAGTACAAGGCTCAAGCGCAAATTTATGACAATAATGGCAACAAAATAGGCGGCACAAGCAACGGGTTAATCACTTTTAACGAATCAGGTGCATTAGTATCAAACACTCTTACTTCTATAGATAATAATGGCATCAAGGTTAATATTGACCTTGGTTCTTACTATGATCCTAATATACCTAATTCAGGCTATGATGGTTTGCATGCTTTAAAAAATAAACAGCCTTCAGTTCACACTCAAATCGATGGAAAAGGCGAAGGGTTTCTAAATAATTATTCTATCAATACAGATGGAACAGTTGTTGCAACCTTTACCAATGGAGATCAAGTAGCCATAGCAAAACTTGCCTTGTATAATTTTACAAATGAACAAGGTTTAGAAAAACTAGGAGAAAACCTATATGGCCAAACAGGAAATAGCGGAAATCCTACTTTTTTAACCGATGCAAATGGAAATTTCAGTACAGCTACTTTCGAAGGCGGTAAGCTAGAACAATCAAATGTAGATTTATCTGTAGCATTTGCCAATCTAATCACCTTGCAAAAAGCTTATGATTCAAGTAGTAAAAGCATTACAACTGCTGATCAAATGATACAAAAAGCAATCAACATGAAACGCTAA
- a CDS encoding HD domain-containing protein, giving the protein MISVELIEHIFKAASISRWNDYPRMTNLVELDKQAHKFIIAYFIAKMEKDVNMRFIIEAGIFEFLSRVVVTDIRPDVYHEITRAKNDQVSAWVLSKIAPMIQDIENGEFLKRYELFLQGKDYTKERLVLKAASYFATRWEFNIVYQTSSFLSDIDDIKAKVEEELEDYYELIGARKIALNQKISKIIDLSGRLRFQKRWAQTPRIPETAVLGHMLVVAILSYFYSLEVKACDGRIESNFYCALFHDLPESLTRDIISPVKYGIDGLNEIINEYEMKLINEKILPFIPLSFREEFSYILGIREGQNEESAFVKNEFENRIFNNKPSVYSGSLDAVNEDRFKAIDGKALKYCDKLAAFIEAALSISYGVKSKELESGFIGMYEYFKTNPNINGVNFFRICEDIKGYFKL; this is encoded by the coding sequence ATGATTAGTGTAGAATTGATAGAACATATTTTCAAAGCTGCTTCTATATCAAGATGGAATGATTATCCCAGAATGACCAATTTAGTTGAACTTGATAAGCAAGCGCATAAATTCATCATCGCATATTTTATTGCTAAAATGGAAAAAGATGTTAATATGCGCTTTATCATAGAAGCAGGAATTTTTGAGTTTTTAAGTAGGGTTGTAGTGACAGACATACGCCCTGATGTGTATCATGAGATAACGCGTGCAAAAAATGACCAAGTAAGTGCTTGGGTGTTAAGTAAAATTGCACCGATGATTCAAGATATAGAAAATGGTGAGTTTTTAAAACGCTATGAGCTTTTTTTACAAGGTAAAGATTATACAAAAGAAAGATTGGTTTTAAAAGCTGCTTCGTATTTTGCGACAAGATGGGAGTTTAATATAGTTTATCAAACTAGCTCATTTTTAAGTGATATTGATGATATTAAGGCTAAGGTGGAAGAAGAATTAGAAGATTATTATGAATTAATTGGAGCTAGAAAAATTGCACTGAATCAAAAAATTTCAAAAATCATTGATCTAAGCGGACGTTTGCGTTTTCAAAAAAGATGGGCACAAACTCCAAGGATTCCAGAAACTGCGGTTTTAGGGCATATGCTTGTGGTGGCCATTTTGTCTTATTTTTATTCTTTAGAAGTAAAAGCATGTGATGGTAGAATAGAAAGCAATTTTTATTGTGCGTTGTTTCATGATTTGCCTGAAAGCTTAACCAGAGACATCATCTCTCCAGTAAAATATGGTATAGATGGTTTAAATGAAATCATCAATGAGTATGAAATGAAACTTATTAATGAGAAAATTTTACCTTTTATACCGCTATCTTTTAGAGAAGAATTTAGTTATATACTTGGTATTAGAGAAGGGCAAAATGAAGAAAGCGCTTTTGTAAAAAATGAATTTGAAAACCGTATTTTTAATAATAAACCAAGTGTTTATAGCGGTAGTTTAGATGCAGTGAATGAAGACCGTTTTAAGGCTATTGATGGAAAAGCTTTGAAATATTGTGATAAATTAGCAGCTTTTATAGAGGCGGCATTGTCGATTAGTTATGGAGTAAAGTCTAAAGAGCTTGAAAGTGGTTTTATAGGAATGTATGAGTATTTTAAAACAAATCCAAACATTAATGGGGTAAATTTCTTTAGAATTTGTGAAGATATTAAAGGGTATTTTAAACTTTAA
- a CDS encoding flagellar hook-length control protein FliK encodes MSNIQASDALNLLSITPQNENTSKDSANPQSDGEEFLNSLLQAINEKDESLPKDFKAPQKDNNSEKNLKETTSDKTSLDEKDALKLFDGANFMQILSLLEVLQSDSKDIKLNKLAKDNTAILNLEKNLHQLKNIKNINELLSIAKELGLNIKNIKLEQIKELKEAFPNLDKKGFFENSKHNNTHIFQDLINQKMSKLLKEEPSSSKNIKSKESEGVSLLSSALKNIELPKKDVKVQTKENIQNIDFKEKFIEKIQDNKEIKDIKNINKNDKLNDIELINLAQNSNLKKEIKDKEKIDFKEILKNEKLITGEDSFSKKISSVLENSKDLKAELTNTKNIQNLQNQNQDLKINLENLLNLQEKQLKIEKNTQNTDSFGDIFKNTKELVKDDSDHNEENLNSYIKEMNRVSNNFVKNQNIPMKETFNDFAQEFKEKLESYKAPITRFNITLNPHNLGEVEVTLIQRGSNLNIHFNSNQSTLNLFIQHQAEFKNALVNMGFTNLEMNFSDQERKEQNQQQKNKQKNNHQKNKVNFEKEIQGKPNLEIVLAKYF; translated from the coding sequence ATGTCTAATATCCAAGCCAGTGATGCTTTAAATTTACTAAGCATCACTCCACAAAATGAAAACACAAGTAAAGATAGCGCTAACCCCCAAAGTGATGGGGAAGAATTTTTAAATTCTTTATTACAAGCCATCAATGAAAAAGATGAAAGCTTGCCAAAGGATTTTAAAGCACCTCAAAAAGACAATAATAGTGAAAAAAATTTAAAAGAAACTACTAGCGATAAAACTTCACTAGATGAAAAAGATGCTTTAAAACTTTTCGATGGTGCAAATTTTATGCAAATACTTTCTTTATTGGAAGTTTTACAAAGTGATAGCAAGGATATTAAACTCAACAAGCTAGCCAAGGACAACACGGCTATATTGAATCTTGAAAAAAATTTACACCAATTAAAAAATATCAAAAATATCAATGAACTTTTAAGTATCGCAAAAGAGTTAGGTTTAAATATAAAAAATATTAAACTAGAACAGATCAAAGAACTAAAAGAAGCTTTTCCTAATCTTGACAAAAAAGGTTTTTTTGAAAACTCAAAACACAACAATACTCATATTTTTCAAGATTTAATCAACCAAAAAATGTCAAAATTACTCAAAGAAGAACCAAGCTCTAGCAAGAATATAAAAAGCAAAGAAAGCGAAGGGGTTTCTTTGCTTTCTTCTGCTTTAAAAAATATAGAACTTCCAAAAAAGGATGTGAAAGTACAAACAAAAGAAAATATTCAAAATATAGATTTTAAAGAAAAGTTTATAGAAAAAATTCAAGATAATAAAGAAATAAAAGACATAAAAAATATTAATAAAAATGATAAATTAAATGATATTGAGCTTATCAATCTAGCCCAAAATTCAAACTTAAAAAAAGAAATTAAAGATAAAGAAAAAATAGATTTTAAAGAAATATTAAAAAACGAAAAATTAATTACCGGTGAAGATAGTTTTAGTAAAAAAATAAGTTCTGTTTTAGAAAATTCAAAAGATTTAAAAGCCGAACTAACCAATACAAAAAATATCCAAAATTTACAAAATCAAAACCAAGATTTAAAGATTAATTTAGAAAATTTATTAAATCTTCAAGAAAAACAATTAAAAATAGAAAAAAATACTCAAAATACAGATAGCTTTGGTGATATTTTTAAAAATACCAAAGAGCTTGTAAAAGATGATAGTGATCATAATGAAGAAAATTTAAATTCCTATATAAAAGAGATGAATAGAGTTTCTAATAATTTTGTGAAAAATCAAAATATTCCTATGAAAGAAACTTTCAATGATTTTGCACAAGAATTTAAAGAAAAACTAGAAAGCTATAAAGCACCTATAACCAGATTTAATATAACTTTAAATCCTCATAATTTAGGTGAAGTTGAGGTAACTTTGATTCAAAGAGGTTCAAATTTAAATATTCACTTTAACTCAAATCAAAGTACTCTAAATCTTTTTATACAACATCAAGCAGAATTTAAAAATGCTTTAGTAAATATGGGATTTACAAATTTAGAAATGAATTTTAGCGATCAAGAAAGAAAAGAACAAAACCAACAACAAAAAAACAAACAAAAAAACAATCATCAAAAAAATAAAGTGAATTTTGAAAAAGAAATTCAAGGAAAACCTAATTTAGAAATCGTTTTAGCAAAGTATTTCTAA
- a CDS encoding ABC transporter ATP-binding protein, with protein MEVLKIDNLYKSFGKTDVLKGISLSLKEGEIVSVLGESGCGKSSLLGCIAGFFEINDGSIYIANKLVASKNVYLIPQDRDVGVLFQDYALFPHLNVEENICFGISSLSKNEQKQRLDEVLEILNLNTLLKRYPNELSGGQAQRVALARTIVARPKIILFDEPFSNLNHTLSVKMRKEIKNILKEHKLSAIFVTHDKDDAFYLSDNIALIKDGKILDYGSAKELFYKPKNIDSACFLGEAFFIDPNTILDEKFKEYLQSKNGILRPNDIQISTAQTPLKASILECVFYGDFYELSVNLEGCIFSIYHHKELGKNDEIYLKLSETKEF; from the coding sequence ATGGAAGTCTTAAAAATTGATAATCTTTATAAATCTTTTGGAAAAACAGATGTTTTAAAGGGAATTTCTTTGAGCTTAAAAGAAGGCGAGATTGTCAGTGTTTTAGGTGAGAGTGGTTGTGGTAAAAGCTCTTTACTTGGTTGTATAGCTGGATTTTTTGAAATTAATGATGGTAGTATTTATATAGCAAATAAACTAGTTGCCTCTAAAAATGTTTATTTGATCCCGCAAGATCGTGATGTGGGGGTTTTGTTTCAAGATTATGCTTTATTTCCGCACTTAAATGTAGAAGAAAATATATGTTTTGGTATAAGCTCTTTAAGTAAAAATGAGCAAAAACAAAGACTAGATGAGGTTTTAGAAATTTTAAATTTAAATACACTTTTAAAACGCTATCCAAATGAACTAAGTGGTGGACAAGCTCAAAGGGTGGCACTAGCAAGAACCATAGTTGCAAGACCAAAAATCATACTTTTTGATGAGCCTTTTTCAAATTTAAATCACACTTTAAGTGTTAAAATGCGCAAAGAAATTAAAAATATCTTAAAAGAACATAAGCTTAGTGCTATTTTTGTTACACATGATAAAGACGATGCGTTTTATTTATCTGATAATATAGCCTTGATTAAGGATGGGAAAATTTTAGACTATGGAAGTGCTAAAGAGCTTTTTTATAAGCCTAAAAATATAGATAGTGCTTGCTTTTTGGGCGAGGCATTTTTTATAGATCCAAATACAATTTTAGATGAGAAATTCAAAGAGTATTTGCAAAGTAAAAATGGTATTTTACGCCCTAATGACATACAAATTTCAACAGCACAAACCCCTTTAAAAGCTAGTATTTTAGAATGCGTGTTTTATGGAGATTTTTATGAGCTAAGCGTGAATTTAGAAGGATGTATTTTTAGCATTTATCATCACAAAGAGCTTGGTAAAAATGATGAAATTTATCTTAAATTAAGCGAAACAAAAGAGTTTTAA
- a CDS encoding WG repeat-containing protein, which produces MDLINNTKWGFIDKNGDFVIKPQFDYIGNFKKGLAIVGYGINLFDCNAEKYGFIKENGKILIDIQFDEVGDFKEGLARVKLNEKWGFIDKNGDFVIKPQFDEVGDFIDGISWFKYEWDYTNHKYGFLDKKGNFTIEPFFDDIGYFTKDTMLVLSDSKWGVVDKNNGNFIIEPQFDNIEWFCEDFFQIKLNGEWGLINSLGEILIKPKFNDVRFFKEEFAGVEIDGKWGFIDKNGDFIIKPQFDEVGDFEEGYAKVAIKINKQS; this is translated from the coding sequence TTGGATTTAATAAATAACACAAAATGGGGATTTATAGACAAAAATGGGGATTTTGTAATAAAACCGCAATTTGACTATATTGGTAATTTTAAAAAAGGACTTGCAATAGTCGGATATGGTATAAATTTATTTGATTGTAATGCAGAAAAATATGGTTTTATAAAAGAAAATGGAAAAATTTTAATAGATATACAATTTGATGAAGTTGGAGATTTTAAAGAAGGGCTTGCTAGAGTTAAACTGAATGAAAAATGGGGGTTTATAGATAAAAATGGGGATTTTGTAATAAAACCACAATTTGATGAAGTTGGAGATTTTATCGATGGAATATCATGGTTTAAATATGAATGGGATTACACAAACCATAAATATGGCTTTTTAGATAAAAAAGGAAATTTCACAATAGAGCCATTTTTTGATGATATTGGGTATTTTACAAAAGATACAATGCTTGTGCTTTCAGATAGCAAATGGGGAGTTGTAGATAAGAATAATGGTAATTTTATAATAGAGCCACAATTTGACAATATAGAGTGGTTTTGCGAGGACTTTTTTCAAATAAAACTAAACGGTGAATGGGGACTTATAAATAGCCTTGGAGAGATTTTAATAAAACCTAAATTTAACGATGTTAGATTCTTTAAAGAAGAGTTTGCTGGAGTAGAAATTGATGGAAAATGGGGATTTATAGACAAAAATGGGGATTTTATAATAAAACCACAATTTGATGAAGTTGGAGATTTTGAAGAAGGATATGCGAAAGTTGCGATAAAAATTAATAAACAATCTTAA
- the typA gene encoding translational GTPase TypA has translation MDNIRNIAVIAHVDHGKTTMVDELLKQSGTFSEREQIAERVMDSNDIEKERGITILSKNTAINYKGTKINIIDTPGHADFGGEVERVLKMVDGVLLLVDAQEGVMPQTKFVVKKALSLGLKPIVVINKIDKPAADAEKVINEIFDLFVALEANDEQLDFAVVYAAAKNGYAKLALEDESVNMEPLFKTILERVPAPSGSDENPLQLQVFTLGYDNFVGKIGIARIFNGKVKKNQNVMLAKADGSKINGRISKLIGFMGLEKMDIDEAGTGDIVAIAGFEALDVGDSVVDPNNPMPLDPLHIEEPTLSIVFSVNDGPLAGTEGKHVTSNKIAERLDAEMKTNIAMKYESTGEGKFKVSGRGELQITILAENMRREGFEFCMGRPEVIVKVEDGVKTEPFEHLVIDVPDDFTGVVIEKLGKRKAEMKTMTPTGDGQTRLEFEIPARGLIGFRSQFLTDTKGEGVMNHSFLEFRPFSGAVEKRNNGALISMENGVALGYSLFNLQDRGVLFIDPQTKVYTGMIIGEHSRPNDLDVNPIKGKNLTNVRASGSDDAIKLVPPRKLSLERALEWIEEDELVEVTPQNIRVRKRYLDPTQRKRMEKAKS, from the coding sequence TTGGATAATATTAGAAATATAGCTGTTATAGCTCACGTTGATCATGGTAAAACAACAATGGTAGATGAGCTTTTAAAACAATCAGGAACTTTTAGTGAGCGCGAGCAAATAGCAGAGCGTGTAATGGATAGCAATGATATAGAAAAAGAAAGAGGCATTACTATACTTTCTAAAAATACTGCTATCAATTACAAAGGTACCAAGATAAACATCATAGATACTCCAGGGCATGCTGATTTTGGTGGAGAAGTTGAGCGTGTTTTAAAAATGGTTGATGGAGTTTTGCTTTTAGTTGATGCACAAGAAGGGGTTATGCCGCAAACTAAATTTGTGGTAAAAAAAGCTTTGTCTTTAGGACTTAAACCTATCGTTGTTATCAATAAAATCGACAAACCAGCCGCGGATGCTGAAAAAGTAATTAATGAAATTTTTGATCTTTTTGTAGCCCTAGAAGCAAATGATGAACAACTTGATTTTGCAGTAGTTTATGCAGCTGCTAAAAATGGTTATGCAAAACTTGCACTTGAAGATGAAAGTGTAAATATGGAGCCATTGTTTAAGACTATACTTGAGCGCGTGCCTGCTCCAAGTGGTAGCGATGAAAATCCTTTACAACTTCAAGTTTTTACTCTAGGTTATGATAATTTCGTTGGTAAGATAGGGATTGCAAGAATTTTTAACGGTAAAGTAAAGAAAAATCAAAATGTTATGCTAGCTAAGGCAGATGGTTCTAAAATCAATGGAAGAATTTCAAAACTTATTGGTTTTATGGGACTAGAAAAAATGGATATTGATGAAGCAGGAACAGGCGATATCGTTGCGATTGCAGGTTTTGAAGCTTTAGATGTAGGAGATAGCGTGGTGGATCCAAACAACCCTATGCCACTTGATCCTTTACACATAGAAGAACCAACTTTAAGTATAGTATTTTCAGTAAACGATGGTCCTTTAGCGGGTACTGAAGGTAAACACGTAACTTCAAATAAAATCGCAGAGCGTTTAGATGCAGAAATGAAAACAAATATCGCTATGAAATATGAAAGTACAGGCGAGGGTAAATTTAAAGTAAGCGGAAGAGGTGAACTTCAAATAACCATTTTAGCGGAAAATATGCGTAGAGAGGGCTTTGAATTTTGTATGGGAAGACCAGAAGTTATCGTTAAAGTGGAAGATGGGGTAAAAACTGAACCATTTGAACACTTAGTGATTGATGTGCCTGATGATTTTACTGGAGTGGTGATTGAAAAACTAGGTAAAAGAAAAGCTGAAATGAAAACCATGACTCCAACAGGAGATGGTCAAACTAGACTTGAGTTTGAAATTCCTGCGCGCGGGCTTATAGGATTTAGATCGCAATTTTTAACAGATACTAAAGGCGAAGGTGTGATGAACCATAGCTTTTTAGAGTTTCGTCCATTTAGTGGAGCAGTTGAAAAAAGAAATAATGGTGCGTTAATCTCTATGGAAAATGGTGTTGCTTTGGGGTATTCTTTGTTTAACTTACAAGATAGAGGGGTGTTGTTTATCGATCCTCAAACAAAAGTATATACGGGTATGATTATAGGTGAGCACTCTCGTCCAAATGACTTAGATGTTAATCCTATTAAAGGTAAAAATTTAACTAATGTTAGAGCAAGCGGTAGTGATGATGCGATTAAACTTGTGCCACCAAGAAAATTAAGCCTTGAAAGAGCGTTAGAATGGATAGAAGAAGATGAGCTTGTAGAGGTTACTCCGCAAAATATTAGAGTTAGAAAAAGATATCTTGATCCTACTCAAAGAAAAAGAATGGAAAAGGCTAAGTCTTAA
- a CDS encoding flagellar hook assembly protein FlgD, whose amino-acid sequence MSNINTQNLQNNLNTNTRNIAKTGDDSHIEQGNDGIVSNPKAELDKDAFLKLLLIELQHQDPTDPMDTEKMLTQTAQLSALEMQDNTNKTMTQLVSAMTKLQNSIAASTGMSALAAVGKLATVRDNYLIVADDDIQFQINMYLPKEPQKGNKTNIDIEDFELSKNGEDKLDIKGKVDKEIASSGDTIYIKLKDDKGQEETVQAVVGEDQTFKILAHTPSVDIKTAKIDSAYKSDSSPVTFTIYNEAGDPVRTMSVKDMTAGMKQIVWDRTDDSGNPVPSGKYYVRANYIAEGGETVNSTYGAYPITGVKFEEGEALVGMGGSWVRWEDIREITG is encoded by the coding sequence ATGTCAAATATCAACACACAAAACCTTCAAAATAATTTAAATACAAACACAAGAAATATTGCAAAAACTGGAGATGATTCTCATATAGAACAAGGTAATGATGGTATAGTTAGCAATCCTAAAGCAGAGCTTGATAAAGACGCGTTTTTAAAACTTCTTTTAATAGAACTTCAACACCAAGATCCAACAGATCCTATGGATACAGAAAAGATGCTTACTCAGACTGCACAGCTTTCAGCACTTGAAATGCAAGATAATACAAACAAAACCATGACTCAACTTGTCAGCGCTATGACAAAACTACAAAATTCTATTGCAGCAAGTACTGGTATGAGTGCCTTGGCTGCTGTTGGAAAACTTGCAACAGTTAGAGATAATTATCTTATAGTTGCAGATGATGATATACAATTTCAAATTAATATGTATCTTCCAAAAGAACCTCAAAAAGGAAATAAAACAAATATTGATATTGAAGATTTTGAACTTAGTAAAAATGGTGAAGATAAGCTTGATATTAAAGGCAAGGTAGATAAGGAAATTGCAAGTTCTGGTGATACTATATATATAAAATTGAAAGACGATAAAGGTCAAGAAGAGACAGTTCAGGCTGTTGTTGGAGAAGACCAAACATTTAAAATTTTAGCACATACACCAAGTGTTGATATCAAAACAGCAAAAATTGATTCGGCTTATAAATCAGATAGTTCTCCAGTTACTTTTACTATTTATAATGAAGCTGGAGATCCTGTTAGAACTATGAGTGTTAAAGATATGACAGCAGGAATGAAACAAATAGTATGGGACAGAACAGATGATAGTGGAAATCCTGTGCCATCTGGAAAATACTATGTTAGAGCAAACTATATAGCAGAGGGCGGTGAAACAGTTAATTCAACTTATGGTGCATATCCTATAACCGGTGTTAAATTTGAAGAAGGTGAAGCCTTGGTTGGAATGGGCGGTAGCTGGGTTAGATGGGAAGATATTAGAGAAATTACAGGATAA